In Helicoverpa zea isolate HzStark_Cry1AcR chromosome 3, ilHelZeax1.1, whole genome shotgun sequence, the following proteins share a genomic window:
- the LOC124645827 gene encoding M-phase phosphoprotein 6: MAGKSKKIQLPKSVLDMKFMKKTKERIEKEIENTQDLDSLYSNIITNEMRSASGNFISESSFIFCETMLEGRLSFKGMNPEIERLMELENGAKTEDNSGEMVKDVSDDILAKKMEKFNKMKRPSNSPVTEVTKNKRRKEKHIQSDENL; the protein is encoded by the coding sequence atGGCaggaaaaagcaaaaaaatacaattacccAAATCGGTTTTGGATATGAAGTTCATGAAGAAAACAAAAGAGAGAATAgaaaaagaaatagaaaatacacaagACCTTGATAGTTTATATTCTAATATAATTACAAATGAAATGCGGAGTGCTTCTGGTAACTTTATATCAGAGTCTAGCTTCATATTTTGTGAAACAATGCTCGAAGGCAGGCTATCGTTTAAGGGTATGAACCCAGAGATTGAAAGGCTTATGGAGCTAGAGAATGGTGCCAAAACTGAAGATAACAGTGGTGAAATGGTGAAAGATGTTTCGGATGATATTCTTGCTAAGAAAATGGAAAAGTTCAATAAGATGAAAAGGCCAAGCAATAGTCCAGTTACTGAAGTAACTAAGAATAAAAGACGGAAAGAAAAACACATACAGAGTGATGAAAATCTGTAG
- the LOC124645895 gene encoding uncharacterized protein LOC124645895 isoform X2: MQNDNASYGSASDLLDSHVLGNDKLAEPAMERSTRSSLDANSVDIGEITESPDTEYMSTSAILHYCKSKILLPYLKLLTIMGLRPVLDVSNSSKCAICCSHFHSIQVAILMFLGYVLQYMACFRRDRGFCYKLVPLALTSTLEYDNYKQVCYGNVIFTYIGPSILHYVGFLYALYLFRISDNEQLQNLMERVFLLSSYSPQGMPTTKPKRLLHMLWFFIILSVLWMCLSLCSVNLMLARGNIIFRWMETSSYEVTMLLKILLIVCTLIHDMVQATIITSYCLQAQLLQAHLMFLKERLLNRTITPLNWMREIAEFRKLLKYLNDDLAPAVCLFTIVNISWATSGVMWLLNLDKVDTETEPLVGISILNELLWISAVVVPFVQAARLSKECRRTQSVGHELCVRPFLHQDTSQEDITSVLMYASTLRLHAKLFHYPIAGRYLCLVLTLTVIVLFSLGMCHLLQ, from the exons atgcaaaatgaCAACGCATCATACGGCAGTG CTAGTGATTTACTGGACAGCCATGTACTGGGGAACGACAAGCTTGCTGAACCAGCGATGGAGAGATCTACGAGGTCCAGTCTCGACGCCAATAGTGTCGAC ATTGGAGAAATAACAGAATCCCCAGATACTGAATACATGAGTACTTCTGCAATATTACATTACTGTAAATCTAAG ATATTACTTCCTTATTTAAAACTGTTAACTATTATGGGACTACGGCCGGTACTAGATGTATCGAATTCTTCTAAGTGCGCAATATGTTGTTCACATTTTCACTCAATACAGGTGGCCATACTCATGTTTTTAGGATACGTTCTTCAATATATGGCTTGTTTCAG GCGGGACAGAGGATTCTGTTACAAGTTAGTTCCGCTGGCGTTGACGTCCACATTAGAATATGACAACTACAAACAAGTGTGTTATGGAAATGTTATCTTCACGTATATCGGGCCTAGTATATTGCATTACGTGGGATTTTTATacgctttatatttatttcggaTATCTGATAACGAACAATTACAAAATCTGATGGAAagg GTATTTCTACTGTCCTCGTATTCACCGCAAGGAATGCCCACAACAAAGCCCAAACGGCTGTTACACATGTTGTGGTTTTTCATAATACTTAGCGTCTTGTGGATGTGCCTGTCATTATGTTCAGTCAACTTGATGTTGGCTAGAGGCAATATCATCTTCAGATGGATGGAAACCAG ttcataCGAAGTCACAATGTTGCTAAAGATCTTACTAATAGTATGCACATTGATTCACGACATGGTACAAGCAACTATCATTACAAGTTACTGCCTGCAGGCACAGTTGCTGCAAGCTCATCTCATGTTTCTCAAAGAGCGCCTTCTTAATCGAACTATTACTCCACTTAATTGGATGAGA gaaATAGCGGAGTTCCGTAAACTGCTAAAATACTTGAATGACGATCTAGCGCCCGCAGTCTGTTTGTTCACCATAGTGAACATATCATGGGCGACCTCTGGTGTCATGTGGCTGCTCAACTTAGATAAAGTGGACACGGAGACAGAACCACTAGTCGGCATTAGCATTCTCAACGAGCTTTTGTGGATCTCAGCGGTCGTTGTGCCATTTGTTCAG GCTGCGCGTCTATCAAAAGAATGCCGTCGCACTCAGTCGGTTGGTCACGAGCTGTGCGTGCGGCCCTTCCTGCACCAGGACACGTCGCAGGAGGATATCACCAGCGTGCTCATGTACGCCTCCACGCTGCGCCTGCACGCCAAGCTCTTCCACTACCCCATCGCCGGAAGGTACCTCTGTCTCGTGCTCACTCTCACCGTCATCGTCCTCTTCTCACTCGGCATGTGCCATCTATTACAATAA
- the LOC124645894 gene encoding nucleolar protein 10, translating to MQLSEIDNVKIYNLSVGKSLPDWLTERKKRALLKKNVDLRRRIELIQEFDMPGVSTSLRVSKDGQYIMAAGIYKPRIKCYDVNNLSLKFERCLDSEVVTFEILSEDYSKIVFLQCDRYVEFHVGHGRHYRLRVPRFGRDIAYHRPSCDLFVVGASSEVYRLNLEIGQFLAPYVTKATEINCCAVNEEHGLLMLGTESGHVEAWDPRTKARQGILDCAMHCTDSEYRNDKLPAITAAKFDGPLRMGVGTSTGHVLLYDIRSSKPLLVKDHMNEMPIKKLEFHKSMNYVYSMDSTVVKIWDKNTGKQYTSIESSVDFNDLCVIPNTGLNMMAVEDQKMQIYYIPSLGPAPRWCAFLDNLTEELESSASQTVYDDYKFITKQELESLGLDHLLGTNLLRAYMHGYFVDVRLYKRAKSIADPFAFEQYKKRKIREKIEQERPSRLKVEDNLPKVNRDLASKLMEDGGKKKKQSANLLKDDRFKALFENPDFEVDRAAEEYRLLNPVLSRLDKNKEKKVETESMQVEETEDKDSDMEFYDTSDGDSSDEDRSWVKEVKKQHKIIRNNSRKEDDSQLAEETVNVSNKAPRTTHTLKSLSRVSKASLGDRLAKESFSTMVTNFGGNREMKFSMRGKKSDSENNRKMKKHHQERKQFVRRTGFLAKKKMKPF from the exons ATGCAGTTGTCTGAAATAGATAACGTTAAGATCTACAATCTCAGCGTTGGAAAATCTTTACCCGAT tGGCTAACAGAAAGAAAGAAACGCGcactattgaaaaaaaatgttgaccTGAGGCGAAGAATTGAATTGATTCAAGAGTTTGATATGCCAGGTGTAAGCACCAGCTTACGGGTATCTAAGGATGGGCAATACATAATGGCTGCAGGCATCTATAAACCAAGGATCAAATGTTACGATGTCAATAATTTGTCCCTAAAGTTTGAACGGTGTCTAGACTCTGAAGTAGTAACTTTCGAAATATTGAGTGAAGATTACTCAAAG ATTGTGTTTTTACAATGTGATCGTTATGTTGAATTCCATGTGGGCCATGGACGTCATTATCGCTTACGAGTACCCCGGTTCGGAAGAGACATTGCATACCATCGGCCATCATGCGATCTTTTCGTAGTTGGTGCCTCATCA GAAGTGTACAGATTAAATTTAGAAATAGGGCAGTTTTTGGCACCATATGTCACAAAAGCAACTGAAATAAATTGCTGTGCAGTCAATGAAGAACATGGATTATTAATGCTTGGAACAGAATCTGGCCATGTGGAGGCATGGGATCCTCGGACCAAGGCTAGACAGGGAATACTAGATTGTGCAATGCACTGTACAGATTCAGAATACAG GAATGACAAATTGCCTGCTATAACAGCTGCAAAGTTTGATGGTCCCCTCAGGATGGGTGTAGGCACATCTACAGGCCATGTGCTGTTGTATGATATCAGATCAAGCAAACCTCTTCTTGTTAAAGACCACATGAATGAAATGCCAATCAAGAAATTAGAATTTCATAAATCAATGAATTATGTATATTCCATGGACTCTACTGTTGTGAAGATATGGGATAAAAATACA gGCAAACAATACACAAGTATTGAATCATCAGTTGATTTCAATGATTTATGTGTTATACCAAACACAGGACTAAATATGATGGCTGTTGAGGACCAAAAAATGCAAATATATTATATTCCTTCTCTAG GTCCTGCTCCCAGATGGTGTGCTTTCTTAGATAACTTGACTGAGGAATTGGAGAGCTCAGCATCACAAACAGTCTATGATGATTACAAATTCATCACTAAACAAGAATTAGAATCATTAGGCCTAGACCATTTACTAGGAACAAATCTATTAAGAGCATACATGCATGG ATACTTTGTAGATGTCAGATTATACAAGAGAGCGAAATCTATTGCGGATCCATTTGCGTTCGAACAGTATAAGAAACGTAAGATAAGAGAAAAGATTGAACAAGAGAGGCCATCCAGATTAAAAGTTGAAGATAACTTACCCAAAGTTAACAGGGATTTGGCTTCCAAACTTATGGAAGATGGcgggaagaagaagaagcaatCTGCTAATCTTCTTAAAGATGACCGTTTCAAG gcaTTGTTTGAAAACCCTGACTTTGAGGTGGACAGAGCAGCTGAAGAATATCGCTTACTCAATCCAGTTTTGTCTAGGCTAGATAAAAACAAGGAAAAGAAAGTGGAAACTGAATCTATGcag GTGGAAGAAACGGAAGATAAAGACTCTGATATGGAATTCTACGACACTAGTGACGGCGATAGTTCTGATGAAGACCGATCATGGGTTAAGGAAGTTAAGAagcaacataaaataattcgaaACAACTCCAGAAAAGAGGATGATTCCCAATTAGCCGAGGAGACTGTTAATGTATCAAACAAAGCGCCTAGAACAACACATACTCTAAAAAGTTTATCACGAGTTAGCAAAGCCAGCTTAGGAGATCGTTTAGCAAAAGAGAGCTTTTCAACAATGGTCACCAACTTTGGAGGTAATCGCGAAATGAAGTTTAGTATGAGAGGCAAGAAATCAGACTccgaaaataatagaaaaatgaagAAACATCATCAGGAAAGAAAGCAATTTGTACGGCGAACAGGATTTCTagcaaaaaagaaaatgaaacctTTTTAG
- the LOC124645895 gene encoding uncharacterized protein LOC124645895 isoform X3, with protein MERSTRSSLDANSVDIGEITESPDTEYMSTSAILHYCKSKILLPYLKLLTIMGLRPVLDVSNSSKCAICCSHFHSIQVAILMFLGYVLQYMACFRRDRGFCYKLVPLALTSTLEYDNYKQVCYGNVIFTYIGPSILHYVGFLYALYLFRISDNEQLQNLMERVFLLSSYSPQGMPTTKPKRLLHMLWFFIILSVLWMCLSLCSVNLMLARGNIIFRWMETSSYEVTMLLKILLIVCTLIHDMVQATIITSYCLQAQLLQAHLMFLKERLLNRTITPLNWMREIAEFRKLLKYLNDDLAPAVCLFTIVNISWATSGVMWLLNLDKVDTETEPLVGISILNELLWISAVVVPFVQAARLSKECRRTQSVGHELCVRPFLHQDTSQEDITSVLMYASTLRLHAKLFHYPIAGRYLCLVLTLTVIVLFSLGMCHLLQ; from the exons ATGGAGAGATCTACGAGGTCCAGTCTCGACGCCAATAGTGTCGAC ATTGGAGAAATAACAGAATCCCCAGATACTGAATACATGAGTACTTCTGCAATATTACATTACTGTAAATCTAAG ATATTACTTCCTTATTTAAAACTGTTAACTATTATGGGACTACGGCCGGTACTAGATGTATCGAATTCTTCTAAGTGCGCAATATGTTGTTCACATTTTCACTCAATACAGGTGGCCATACTCATGTTTTTAGGATACGTTCTTCAATATATGGCTTGTTTCAG GCGGGACAGAGGATTCTGTTACAAGTTAGTTCCGCTGGCGTTGACGTCCACATTAGAATATGACAACTACAAACAAGTGTGTTATGGAAATGTTATCTTCACGTATATCGGGCCTAGTATATTGCATTACGTGGGATTTTTATacgctttatatttatttcggaTATCTGATAACGAACAATTACAAAATCTGATGGAAagg GTATTTCTACTGTCCTCGTATTCACCGCAAGGAATGCCCACAACAAAGCCCAAACGGCTGTTACACATGTTGTGGTTTTTCATAATACTTAGCGTCTTGTGGATGTGCCTGTCATTATGTTCAGTCAACTTGATGTTGGCTAGAGGCAATATCATCTTCAGATGGATGGAAACCAG ttcataCGAAGTCACAATGTTGCTAAAGATCTTACTAATAGTATGCACATTGATTCACGACATGGTACAAGCAACTATCATTACAAGTTACTGCCTGCAGGCACAGTTGCTGCAAGCTCATCTCATGTTTCTCAAAGAGCGCCTTCTTAATCGAACTATTACTCCACTTAATTGGATGAGA gaaATAGCGGAGTTCCGTAAACTGCTAAAATACTTGAATGACGATCTAGCGCCCGCAGTCTGTTTGTTCACCATAGTGAACATATCATGGGCGACCTCTGGTGTCATGTGGCTGCTCAACTTAGATAAAGTGGACACGGAGACAGAACCACTAGTCGGCATTAGCATTCTCAACGAGCTTTTGTGGATCTCAGCGGTCGTTGTGCCATTTGTTCAG GCTGCGCGTCTATCAAAAGAATGCCGTCGCACTCAGTCGGTTGGTCACGAGCTGTGCGTGCGGCCCTTCCTGCACCAGGACACGTCGCAGGAGGATATCACCAGCGTGCTCATGTACGCCTCCACGCTGCGCCTGCACGCCAAGCTCTTCCACTACCCCATCGCCGGAAGGTACCTCTGTCTCGTGCTCACTCTCACCGTCATCGTCCTCTTCTCACTCGGCATGTGCCATCTATTACAATAA
- the LOC124645895 gene encoding uncharacterized protein LOC124645895 isoform X1, producing the protein MGNKLDNVNFLNDYVASDLLDSHVLGNDKLAEPAMERSTRSSLDANSVDIGEITESPDTEYMSTSAILHYCKSKILLPYLKLLTIMGLRPVLDVSNSSKCAICCSHFHSIQVAILMFLGYVLQYMACFRRDRGFCYKLVPLALTSTLEYDNYKQVCYGNVIFTYIGPSILHYVGFLYALYLFRISDNEQLQNLMERVFLLSSYSPQGMPTTKPKRLLHMLWFFIILSVLWMCLSLCSVNLMLARGNIIFRWMETSSYEVTMLLKILLIVCTLIHDMVQATIITSYCLQAQLLQAHLMFLKERLLNRTITPLNWMREIAEFRKLLKYLNDDLAPAVCLFTIVNISWATSGVMWLLNLDKVDTETEPLVGISILNELLWISAVVVPFVQAARLSKECRRTQSVGHELCVRPFLHQDTSQEDITSVLMYASTLRLHAKLFHYPIAGRYLCLVLTLTVIVLFSLGMCHLLQ; encoded by the exons ATGGGCAATAAACTGGATAATGtaaattttttaaatgattatgTAGCTAGTGATTTACTGGACAGCCATGTACTGGGGAACGACAAGCTTGCTGAACCAGCGATGGAGAGATCTACGAGGTCCAGTCTCGACGCCAATAGTGTCGAC ATTGGAGAAATAACAGAATCCCCAGATACTGAATACATGAGTACTTCTGCAATATTACATTACTGTAAATCTAAG ATATTACTTCCTTATTTAAAACTGTTAACTATTATGGGACTACGGCCGGTACTAGATGTATCGAATTCTTCTAAGTGCGCAATATGTTGTTCACATTTTCACTCAATACAGGTGGCCATACTCATGTTTTTAGGATACGTTCTTCAATATATGGCTTGTTTCAG GCGGGACAGAGGATTCTGTTACAAGTTAGTTCCGCTGGCGTTGACGTCCACATTAGAATATGACAACTACAAACAAGTGTGTTATGGAAATGTTATCTTCACGTATATCGGGCCTAGTATATTGCATTACGTGGGATTTTTATacgctttatatttatttcggaTATCTGATAACGAACAATTACAAAATCTGATGGAAagg GTATTTCTACTGTCCTCGTATTCACCGCAAGGAATGCCCACAACAAAGCCCAAACGGCTGTTACACATGTTGTGGTTTTTCATAATACTTAGCGTCTTGTGGATGTGCCTGTCATTATGTTCAGTCAACTTGATGTTGGCTAGAGGCAATATCATCTTCAGATGGATGGAAACCAG ttcataCGAAGTCACAATGTTGCTAAAGATCTTACTAATAGTATGCACATTGATTCACGACATGGTACAAGCAACTATCATTACAAGTTACTGCCTGCAGGCACAGTTGCTGCAAGCTCATCTCATGTTTCTCAAAGAGCGCCTTCTTAATCGAACTATTACTCCACTTAATTGGATGAGA gaaATAGCGGAGTTCCGTAAACTGCTAAAATACTTGAATGACGATCTAGCGCCCGCAGTCTGTTTGTTCACCATAGTGAACATATCATGGGCGACCTCTGGTGTCATGTGGCTGCTCAACTTAGATAAAGTGGACACGGAGACAGAACCACTAGTCGGCATTAGCATTCTCAACGAGCTTTTGTGGATCTCAGCGGTCGTTGTGCCATTTGTTCAG GCTGCGCGTCTATCAAAAGAATGCCGTCGCACTCAGTCGGTTGGTCACGAGCTGTGCGTGCGGCCCTTCCTGCACCAGGACACGTCGCAGGAGGATATCACCAGCGTGCTCATGTACGCCTCCACGCTGCGCCTGCACGCCAAGCTCTTCCACTACCCCATCGCCGGAAGGTACCTCTGTCTCGTGCTCACTCTCACCGTCATCGTCCTCTTCTCACTCGGCATGTGCCATCTATTACAATAA